The Rouxiella sp. WC2420 region GTCATAGCTTTATCTAGCGGTGTGATAGCACATGAAAACTTCACTTTCAGACTATGAGTACCGTTAGGCACATAGAGATCCGCGTACTGATTTTTCTGCAGCCCGGCAACTTCTTTATTGTCCATATATACGATCAAAGGACAGCTTTCGTCGAGGATGGACCCCGCAATCTGCGGTTGGCGATGAACGCGAATTTTAGTGGTACCGGGTTTTTGACTAGCATAGGCTTGCAACACCTGCTGCGTGGGTTCATAAGGACCAGCAGAACAGCCCGCCAACACCAATGCAGCACAAACAAGTATAAACTTTCGCACTTTTAAGCCTCCACGAATTAACCAAGATGAATCCATCGCCAATGTAGCGATACAAAGTTACAGAGCTAAACCGTGGCAGAGTAGTGGTTGCGCATAAATCAGCGGTATCTGATTTCAGCTGTGCCAACACAGATAAGGCTACCGTCAGCACAGCGAATAAAGAAGAAGTGTAATGTAACGGAAGTTGAAAATTTAAAATTCTCTTATGGTGCGTTTCCCAGAATATTCCCGCTCCGAAACTCCACATGGCCGCCGGGCTGGAAGTGATGCAGCTGAAACTCTTCGCGCCCCAATGGGATCACTTTTGTTATTTCACCCTCGAAATTACCGTCGTAAGCCTCGGTAATCAATGCCTCCAGCCGATAACTAACTGGCGGAATACCCACGGGAAAACTGACTAATGTGACTTTATCACCCAACCCAAACTGCGTCAGCAGTTGTAATGGAGCCTGTTCAAACATTGCTTCGCTCATTTTTCAGTTCCTTTTGGATGAGAAAATCGCACGATGAAAAACTGTCTATTGCAGCTTGTTACGTCGGTATTAACTTACAACATTGTTAGCGTAGAACATTTTGTATTTTTTATTTGCGGTACAGATTTGGTTTTCCAACATTCAAGGGCTAAAACCAATTTTAATGAGAATGATTGTCAATTCAAACCTCATCAAGTAACTCGCCGAAGTATTAACTGACAGCAATCTGCGTGGACATTGTGGTAGTCAAGAAAAACTGGCCACATCTCGCATATTTTCGATGGACGAAAACCCCTTTAATTTCAGTTAACTTAACAAACTTGGGATTTCGTTTAAGAAAAGTTAATTAGCACAAAATGCCCCACCTAAAGTTGTACAACTAAGATTTTTTGTATAACTTTACCAAGTGCTCCTCTGGGGCAAGTAACGAAGATGCTTTGCATTGCCACTGAAGGTGCTATTTGATTTCCATCTTCAGTGGTATTTTTTTTGATACTTAAAGGGTTACAAACATGTCTCAAATAAACAGCGTCGAGTTAGGTGGATCCCGTTTCAATTCCACAGTCTACATAAGCGAATCGGATGTTATCCAGGACATAAAAATAGAATTAGCATCGAGCGGACGGTTGGTAAACAACAAGGCCATTATGATCAAACTTCTTGAGCGTTTAGAGACAGAAAAAGATGTTGTACAGTCAGATATCTTCCGCAACGCACTTGAACACGTGGTCTATCGCACTCCAGATGATTTGATATGATGACACACATCACAAGGTGTGATTAGTCGTATACCTTGTGATGAATACTGCCCCTTCGGATTATTTACCTGCATTCTCCAATCAATATTTTCCAGCGTTTTCATCTGAACATTTAACCTTAATCGATTGGTGGCTCGAACCAGCGGCCATTGCCGGTGCATTCAATGTAATCAAGCATCTCGCGCTTATCCGTGCCATCAAAATCACAGTTAGACGCGAACGGCTTGAATTGGAGCAATACAGAACTATTAAGCTCGCGGCTAATCAATTACCTCAATGGTTCAAAAATGACTAACAAATAGCTTGATACAAAGGGGAAAGAGTACGTCATGCTTTAAAAAGACCGAATATGAAAATTAGTGGAAACCTCAGGATAATTCTGCAATTATTCGTTATAAATAAATAATTAGAAAATATCGAAGCTGAATCTCGGCCTTTATAATCGATGCATTACAAGACAAGGTTACTCATCATTGGCAATAGAACTATAGTAATCAATATGTTAGATGTCGCTTTCTTAGCTCTCTGGCAAATGTTAGTTTAGATAACCCGTGCAAACTAGTCAAAGCTACTCCAGCACCTACAGAGACTATATACAAGACCAATAGCCATTTATTAAGTAAACTCAATGTTAAGAATTTCGCATAAGCTCTTTCTGGTAGTAAGACATTGAATGTTAGTGGGAGAGTAGCTAAATAAGCTCCGCCAAAATATAAAGTCACCCTCACTAACTCAACTAATCCTCGATATAATTTAAATTTATGCCTTGGTGCCTTCCACTCAAATGAAAGGGGGGAAGGTCTTATAGTCAGTAAGCTACTACACTTTCTAAATAAATCTATATCGCGAGTAGGATCTTTACTTTTAATTAGTGCTATGCGTTGTTCTTTCGTAAGAAACAACTCTTTAGTTATTGCAGCATAACCATATTCAACTGAAAGTTCTTTAAGATGCTCTTCCCCTGATATTTTATAAAGCTCATATGAAAACTTACTTAATTTTTTTTGTTTATCAAAAAGACGGTCGCTTGGAAAAACCCAACCTTTGAATAATGCAACAACAGCGATTAATGTAGTAATAAATGGAATTATATACTTAACCAGTGGTGATAAAATTTCTTCCATGATTATATTTCCTTTGAATTTTATATGCATTAATTATGAAATTTCTAACATTTCTGCCCATTTATAAGGATCGACATCCTCACCTGTTTCTTTAAAATGATATCGACTTCAATCCTATCTAGATGAACGTTCTCATTTTTCGCGCTAAGTGGCAACATCCTTTTGAAGGGTATTCATCATATTTAAAAACGTCTGAATTTCTAAATTCATACTCATCTTTTGCATTGATATTTAAGAAAGCTATTTGGCTCATTATTTAAAATAATGCTGTGGAAAAAAAATTATTAGAGAAGTTTTTCTTGTTTTAAGCTATATATTTGGAACAGAATATTCTTAATCCTATTCTATTTCGCAACATAATATATTATCTATTTCGTAGACT contains the following coding sequences:
- a CDS encoding biofilm development regulator YmgB/AriR family protein; this encodes MSQINSVELGGSRFNSTVYISESDVIQDIKIELASSGRLVNNKAIMIKLLERLETEKDVVQSDIFRNALEHVVYRTPDDLI